A single Trypanosoma brucei gambiense DAL972 chromosome 9, complete sequence DNA region contains:
- a CDS encoding glutaredoxin-like protein, putative, whose translation MRHCHMSFAYCFCPFSAHRSASSQGYTRLMRRLSGSTCLLTGVTRAGRWLPTTAPCLSLCSFLTASRRKQSTSGIGGDVRDIEETHPDFQPRLVSADLAEDEIAMVKKDIDDTIKSEDVVTFIKGLPEAPMCAYSKRMIDVLEALGLEYTSFDVLAHPVVRSYVKEVSEWPTIPQLFIKAEFVGGLDIVTKMLESGDLKKMLRDKGITCRDL comes from the coding sequence ATGCGTCACTGTCACATGTCCTTCGCTTACTGTTTCTGCCCTTTTTCTGCCCATCGCTCTGCCTCATCTCAAGGTTACACACGCCTAATGAGGCGACTGAGCGGTTCGACGTGTCTTTTAACGGGAGTGACGCGCGCAGGGAGGTGGCTTCCCACGACAGCGCCATGTCTGTCACTCTGCTCCTTCTTAACGGCTTCCCGACGAAAGCAAAGCACCTCCGGCATTGGTGGTGACGTGCGCGACATCGAAGAAACGCACCCCGACTTCCAGCCGCGTCTTGTCAGTGCAGATCTTGCGGAGGACGAAATAGCAATGGTTAAGAAAGACATCGACGACACAATAAAATCGGAGGATGTTGTTACGTTTATAAAGGGCCTACCTGAGGCCCCCATGTGTGCCTATTCGAAGCGTATGATTGATGTGTTGGAGGCACTCGGACTAGAGTACACGTCTTTCGATGTACTCGCCCATCCGGTTGTACGCAGTTATGTGAAGGAGGTGAGCGAGTGGCCGACCATACCGCAATTGTTTATAAAAGCTGAATTTGTGGGGGGCTTGGATATTGTCACGAAGATGCTGGAGAGCGGTGACCTTAAAAAGATGCTGCGGGATAAGGGAATCACTTGTCGGGACCTGTAA
- a CDS encoding MCAK-like kinesin, putative → MAKWELQLVSLLEQHSLGHLAGKFMDSGITCEEFVALQHEQYGAYGVSSDEDTVNLYHAIKKLRGEPAVGSDSLQSEEESLLVPPILPSTSLPPPMEAATATGAVGDSDDILDEKVKERQYTTRGTTLLMRTDDSREVKRRKSRIVVAVRKRPISQCEQQRGFTDVMTTNDCDELVLAETRQKVDLTRYTHAHRFFFDEVFAETASNTDVYKRTAAALIDTVFEGGYATCFAYGQTGSGKTHTMLGTGGEPGIYALAAKEMLARLDPTKQMFVSFYEIYSGKLYDLLNGRQPLRCLEDGKQNVNICGLTEHPQSNVKSIMRLIEEGTRIRSSGTTGANDTSSRSHAILEVKLRNRGDKELFGKFTFIDLAGSERGADTMDCDRQTRIEGAQINKSLLALKECIRSLDLNHKHVPFRGSKLTEVLRDSFVGNCRTVMIGAVSPTSNSCEHTLNTLRYADRVKELKKSRSERKPLEENEQSEFIMEKKQTSPAARLSSHGRLSISPQGSLNLGCVSTHQNTSNKGNSVNTSSPSLPKRRSGTMRPSGMLCGRSTEQFISESTFKRSREDDEGRQTQQQQQQQGKEEAGRKSIDLDLGSRYDKVVDEIVQLERECVNTHRLYLDKDMALIKEEFSHIMSVEMPDSNIDSYVNNVLDILSVKLKAIHHFQGQMMRLRGLLDEEEKLCQRLEQNGI, encoded by the coding sequence ATGGCAAAGTGGGAATTACAGCTGGTGAGTTTGCTCGAGCAGCACTCGCTTGGGCACCTCGCCGGGAAGTTCATGGATTCCGGTATTACTTGTGAAGAGTTCGTAGCCCTGCAGCACGAGCAGTACGGTGCGTATGGTGTTAGTAGCGATGAGGATACGGTGAATTTGTATCACGCCATAAAGAAGCTGCGCGGGGAGCCGGCTGTCGGTTCGGACTCGTTACAATCGGAGGAAGAGTCGCTTCTTGTGCCGCCCATATTACCCAGCACCTCGCTTCCGCCTCCGATGGAAGCAGCAACGGCGACAGGCGCGGTTGGCGACTCAGATGATATTCTAGACGAGAAAGTGAAAGAGCGTCAGTACACAACACGTGGCACCACGCTTCTGATGCGAACAGATGACAGCCGGGAGGTTAAACGGCGTAAAAGCCGCATCGTGGTTGCTGTGCGCAAGCGGCCCATCAGCCAGTGCGAGCAGCAGCGCGGATTCACGGACGTCATGACGACAAACGACTGTGATGAGCTCGTGCTCGCGGAGACGCGGCAAAAAGTTGACCTCACGCGGTATACCCATGCACATCGGTTCTTCTTTGATGAGGTGTTCGCCGAAACGGCGAGCAATACTGACGTATACAAACGCACGGCGGCAGCGCTTATTGACACGGTCTTCGAGGGTGGGTACGCAACGTGCTTTGCCTATGGGCAAACAGGTAGTGGAAAGACGCACACCATGCTCGGTACCGGTGGCGAGCCTGGCATCTATGCTCTTGCAGCAAAGGAAATGTTGGCCCGTCTTGATCCCACGAAGCAGATGTTCGTGTCTTTCTACGAAATATACAGCGGGAAGTTGTATGACTTGCTTAACGGCCGGCAGCCACTGCGGTGCCTGGAAGACGGGAAGCAAAACGTCAACATCTGCGGACTCACGGAACACCCGCAGAGCAACGTGAAGAGCATCATGCGCCTCATTGAAGAGGGGACTCGTATCCGAAGTAGTGGGACCACAGGTGCCAACGATACCAGCTCCCGCTCGCACGCAATTCTTGAGGTGAAGTTGCGCAACCGGGGGGACAAGGAGCTCTTCGGTAAGTTTACTTTTATTGATCTCGCTGGGAGTGAGCGTGGGGCGGACACGATGGACTGCGACAGACAAACACGGATTGAGGGAGCGCAGATCAACAAGAGCCTTCTAGCGCTCAAAGAATGTATTCGGTCCCTTGACTTGAACCACAAACATGTGCCGTTTCGAGGCTCAAAGTTGACGGAGGTATTGCGCGATTCATTTGTCGGGAACTGCCGCACCGTGATGATCGGTGCTGTCTCACCGACGAGCAACAGCTGTGAACACACTCTCAATACGTTGCGGTACGCTGATCGCGTGAAGGAGTTAAAGAAAAGCCGTAGTGAAAGAAAGCCGCTAGAGGAAAATGAGCAATCTGAGTTCAttatggaaaagaaacagacatCACCAGCTGCCCGTTTATCTTCGCATGGACGACTCTCCATTTCCCCGCAAGGTTCCTTGAACTTGGGATGTGTCTCTACTCATCAAAATACAAGCAACAAAGGCAATTCTGTCAATACAAGTTCCCCCAGCTTGCCCAAGCGGCGTTCAGGTACCATGCGACCGAGTGGAATGTTGTGCGGGCGAAGCACCGAGCAGTTCATCAGCGAGAGTACATTCAAGCGATCACGCGAGGATGATGAAGGTAGGCAGAcccagcaacaacagcagcagcaggggaaagaagaagctgGGCGAAAGAGCATTGACCTCGACCTTGGCAGCCGGTATGATAAGGTAGTGGATGAGATTGTTCAGCTTGAACGTGAGTGCGTCAACACGCATCGTCTTTACCTTGATAAAGATATGGCACTGATAAAGGAGGAGTTCTCTCACATAATGTCGGTGGAGATGCCTGATTCTAACATCGACAGCTAC